From a single Arachis hypogaea cultivar Tifrunner chromosome 3, arahy.Tifrunner.gnm2.J5K5, whole genome shotgun sequence genomic region:
- the LOC112790990 gene encoding chaperone protein ClpC, chloroplastic, which translates to MPTVLAQSINLPGLVARQRHSQLRGLGKFKRSVVMMSALQVPGSRLIGFSGLRTLNPLDTKSRHVQDLHSKVLTASSSRRARASRCIPKAMFERFTEKAIKVIMLAQEEARRLGHNFVGTEQILLGLIGEGTGIAAKVLKSMGINLKDARVEVEKIIGRGSGFVAVEIPFTPRAKRVLELSLDEARQLGHNYIGSEHLLLGLLREGEGVAARVLENLGADPANIRTQVIRMVGESADSVGATVGSGSSSNKMPTLEEYGTNLTKLAEEGKLDPVVGRQQQIERVTQILGRRTKNNPCLIGEPGVGKTAIAEGLAQRIANGDVPETIEGKKVITLDMGLLVAGTKYRGEFEERLKKLMEEIKQSDEIILFIDEVHTLIGAGAAEGAIDAANILKPALARGELQCIGATTLDEYRKHIEKDPALERRFQPVKVPEPTVDETIQILRGLRERYEIHHKLRYTDEALVAAAQLSHQYISDRFLPDKAIDLLDEAGSRVRLQHAQLPEEAKELDKEVRQIVKEKEEAVRNQDFEKAGELRDREMDLKAQISALVEKGKEMSKAESEAGDAGPVVTEVDIQHIVSSWTGIPVEKVSTDESDRLLKMEETLHKRVIGQDEAVKAISRAIRRARVGLKNPNRPIASFIFSGPTGVGKSELAKALAAYYFGSEEAMIRLDMSEFMERHTVSKLIGSPPGYVGYTEGGQLTEAVRRRPYTVVLFDEIEKAHPDVFNMMLQILEDGRLTDSKGRTVDFKNTLLIMTSNVGSSVIEKGGRKIGFDLEYDEKDSSYNRIKSLVTEELKQYFRPEFLNRLDEMIVFRQLTKLEVKEIADIMLKEVFERLKAKDIDLSVTERFRERVVEEGYNPSYGARPLRRAIMRLLEDSMAEKMLAREIKEGDSVIVDADSDGNVIVLNGSSGTPDSLPEPLPV; encoded by the exons TGTTTGAGCGTTTCACGGAGAAAGCAATCAAAGTAATCATGCTGGCCCAGGAGGAGGCAAGACGACTTGGTCACAATTTTGTTGGAACAGAACAGATTCTATTGGGGCTAATTGGTGAAGGTACTGGAATTGCTGCTAAGGTTCTAAAGTCTATGGGGATTAACCTTAAAGATGCACGTGTAGAAGTTGAAAAGATAATTGGAAGGGGTAGTGGATTTGTTGCTGTTGAGATTCCATTCACTCCCCGTGCAAAACGTGTTCTGGAACTCTCACTGGATGAAGCTCGTCAGCTTG GTCACAATTATATTGGATCTGAACACTTGCTTCTTGGTCTCCTTCGTGAGGGTGAAGGCGTAGCAGCACGTGTTCTTGAAAACCTGGGTGCTGATCCAGCTAATATTCGCACTCAG GTTATCCGCATGGTTGGTGAGAGTGCTGACAGTGTTGGTGCTACTGTAGGCTCAGGTAGTAGCAGCAATAAGATGCCGACTTTGGAGGAGTATGGCACAAATTTGACTAAGTTAGCAGAGGAG GGAAAATTGGATCCTGTTGTCGGAAGGCAGCAACAAATTGAACGTGTCACTCAAATTTTAGGTCGTCGTACCAAAAACAACCCTTGCCTTATTGGAGAACCTGGTGTTGGGAAGACAGCTATTGCTGAAGGTCTTGCCCAACGTATTGCAAATGGGGATGTTCCTGAAACCATAGAGGGAAAGAAG GTTATAACCCTTGATATGGGACTGCTTGTAGCTGGAACTAAATATCGTGGAGAATTTGAAGAGAGGCTGAAGAAACTAATGGAGGAAATCAAACAGAGTGATGAGATAATACTATTTATTGATGAAGTCCACACTCTGATTGGAGCAGGAGCAGCTGAAGGGGCGATTGATGCTGCAAACATATTAAAACCAGCTCTTGCTAGAGGGGAATTGCAG TGTATAGGAGCTACGACACTGGATGAATACAGGAAGCACATTGAAAAGGATCCAGCTTTGGAAAGACGATTCCAGCCAGTTAAAGTGCCAGAGCCAACTGTGGATGAAACCATACAAATATTGAGAGGACTTAGAGAGCGCTATGAAATTCACCACAAGCTCCGCTATACTGATGAAGCCCTTGTAGCTGCTGCACAGTTGTCACACCAATATATCAG TGATCGATTTTTGCCTGATAAAGCAATAGATTTGCTTGATGAAGCTGGTTCTCGAGTCCGTCTTCAACATGCACAG TTACCTGAAGAAGCAAAGGAACTTGACAAGGAGGTCAGGCAGATTgtgaaggagaaagaagaagctGTACGCAACCAAGACTTTGAGAAG GCTGGAGAGCTACGAGATAGAGAAATGGATCTCAAGGCACAGATCTCAGCTCTTGTTGAGAAAGGCAAGGAGATGAGCAAGGCAGAGAGTGAGGCAGGAGATGCAGGTCCAGTTGTGACTGAAGTTGACATACAACACATTGTCTCTTCTTGGACAGGTATTCCTGTCGAGAAAGTATCAACAGATGAATCCGATCGTCTTCTCAAGATGGAAGAGACATTACACAAGCGAGTCATTGGTCAGGATGAAGCAGTAAAAGCCATTAGTCGTGCTATCCGTCGAGCCCGGGTTGGATTGAAGAACCCTAATCGTCCAATTGCCAGCTTCATCTTTTCTGGGCCAACTGGTGTGGGAAAGTCTGAGTTGGCGAAAGCACTGGCTGCATACTACTTTGGTTCTGAAGAAGCCATGATTCGGCTTGATATGAGTGAATTTATGGAAAGACACACGGTGTCAAAACTCATTGGTTCCCCTCCTGGATATGTTGGTTATACTGAGGGTGGTCAACTGACCGAGGCAGTTCGGCGTCGTCCCTACACAGTTGTACTTTTCGATGAGATTGAGAAAGCCCATCCTGATGTGTTCAATATGATGCTTCAGATCCTGGAAGATGGAAGGCTAACAGACAGCAAGGGAAGAACTGTGGACTTCAAGAACACACTTCTTATAATGACATCAAATGTTGGAAGTAGTGTGATTGAGAAGGGAGGCCGCAAAATAGGATTTGACCTCGAATACGATGAGAAGGACAGCAGCTATAACCGAATCAAGAGCTTGGTGACCGAGGAGCTGAAGCAATACTTTAGACCAGAATTTTTGAACAGGCTGGATGAAATGATCGTTTTCAGGCAACTCACGAAACTTGAGGTGAAGGAGATAGCTGACATAATGCTGAAGGAGGTGTTTGAGAGGCTGAAAGCTAAAGATATTGATCTTTCGGTGACAGAGAGGTTCAGAGAGAGAGTGGTTGAGGAGGGCTATAATCCTAGTTATGGGGCTAGGCCTCTAAGAAGAGCGATAATGCGACTTTTGGAGGACAGCATGGCAGAGAAGATGCTTGCTAGAGAGATCAAAGAGGGAGACTCTGTTATTGTGGATGCTGATTCTGATGGCAATGTGATCGTGCTCAATGGTAGCAGTGGTACCCCGGATTCACTACCCGAGCCTCTTCCTGTGTAA
- the LOC112790989 gene encoding dual specificity protein phosphatase PHS1 isoform X2 — protein sequence MLGDFTAGPAFRFTQWLQLVRKRTANSNSNSSGFPHRRCRSATTMPSTPTIGESIQGAKCDTAPEQTEISLWDRLGKASMLDIESSSFSWDKLISLHHIEHSSSNELIEDEMNKALEVTVNSGGVVFFAFFNCAGNDDAVSKEAAAVIKISSSRMATQSERLGYEFARCLGVQTPQARVIHNTSSEWHQIKEAAEKAKEASSDEGDEIGEVTCFELLEALELSRCLFFMSYVHGSPLLENSSAFESEEFAESTSAALGRVLMLDLVIRNEDRLPCRELRWRGNSANLLLAEKKISTNTDAIEAAFDSAINRYRPKAIRALQKERRSTSVDSRLISHKPDLISQASDLSDILESPRSVDMSLERQKESPDFNIVAIDSGVPRRPPAGKRANDQVNYPKLVELLLHSSEFASNLLYDITGGKLGCPPPEDMDTLDTHDTHASDMTPVVHAFRTGFRSSLRDLQGFHIFLLTLHQRLDILFRSFMNIISKISLGEGDKEDSVVPESPSVATGSNCYSPTSRERFSNDNHQDFTDSESQRYASRASSWGNRDSCDSASTSKESRYGKFYRGNGEPLRSLRLTTKIRDFHKFAKVDAESNKELEQWNEMLKSDAIKLCQENNFYTGFFEGSDNNIIVDAYELKVRLEHILERIALISDAASTEKPSAVTSTVFIGGALAARSVYTLQYLGITHIICLCTNEIGQSDTQFPDLFEYKNFSVYDNEDCNISSIFEESCDFIDHVEQNGQKVLVHCFEGKSRSVTVVLAYLMLRKNLTLLEAWNALKRVHRRAHPNDGFAKILLKLDQKLHGKVSMEWQQRKPSMKVCPICGKNAGLSSGSLKLHLQKAHKKLSSGSVDSAMSMEIQKALTALKISRGGSVSPTQRSSHSTDE from the exons ATGTTGGGAGATTTCACCGCAGGGCCTGCGTTTAGGTTCACGCAATGGCTCCAATTGGTTCGTAAACGCACTGccaattccaattccaattccTCTGGATTCCCCCACCGTCGCTGCCGTTCTGCCACCACCATGCCTTCTACTCCGAC CATTGGCGAATCAATTCAGGGTGCAAAATGTGATACAGCCCCCGAGCAAACAGAAATTAGTTTGTGGGATAGGCTTGGGAAAGCTTCCATGTTGGACATTGAATCGAGTTCATTTTCTTGGGATAAGCTCATTTCGCTTCACCACATTGAACACAGCAGTAGCAATGAACTTATTGAGGATGAAATGAACAAAGCTCTTGAG GTAACTGTAAATTCTGGAGGGGTTGTGTTCTTTGCCTTTTTCAACTGCGCTGGGAATGATGATGCTGTTTCAAAAGAAGCAGCAGCTGTTATAAAGATATCATCATCAAGAATGGCAACACAGTCTGAACGCCTTGGCTATGAATTTGCCAGGTGTTTAGGAGTCCAAACGCCACAG GCTAGAGTCATTCACAATACCAGTTCAGAATGGCACCAAATAAAAGAAGCTGCAGAAAAGGCTAAAGAAGCATCATCTGATGAGGGTGATGAAATTGGGGAAGTGACCTGTTTTGAACTTTTGGAAGCTCTTGAGCTTAGCAGATGTCTCTTTTTTATGAG TTATGTACATGGATCACCTTTGCTTGAGAACTCTAGTGCATTTGAGTCCGAAGAATTTGCAGAAAGTACATCAGCAGCTCTTGGCAGGGTGCTGATGTTGGACCTAGTCATCAGAAATGAAGATAGGCTCCCTTGTCGTGAACTTAGGTGGCGTGGGAATTCTGCAAATTTGTTGTTGGCTGAAAAGAAGATCTCTACAAATACAGATGCAATAGAAGCAGCCTTTGATTCTGCAATAAATCGATATAGACCAAAAGCGATTAGGGCTcttcaaaaagaaagaaggtcAACTTCAGTTGACAGCAGACTCATTTCTCATAAGCCTGACTTGATATCACAAGCTTCTGATCTGTCTGATATTTTAGAGTCTCCGAGATCCGTTGACATGAGCCTGGAGAGGCAAAAGGAATCTCCCGATTTTAACATTGTAGCCATTGATTCTGGCGTTCCTCGCCGGCCCCCTGCTGGAAAACGTGCAAATGACCAGGTTAATTATCCTAAGTTGGTTGAGTTGTTATTGCATAGTTCTGAGTTTGCCTCAAACCTTTTATATGATATAACTGGAGGGAAATTAGGATGTCCTCCACCAGAAGACATGGATACACTTGATACACATGATACACATGCAAGTGACATGACACCAGTAGTTCATGCATTTCGTACCGGATTTCGGTCTTCTCTTAGAGATTTGCAGGGTTTCCATATATTCCTACTAACACTTCACCAAAGACTAGATATCTTGTTTCGATCATTTATGAACATTATAAGCAAAATATCTTTGGGGGAAGGTGACAAAGAGGATTCAGTGGTACCTGAGTCACCTTCAGTGGCTACTGGTAGTAATTGTTACTCTCCAACCAGTAGGGAGAGGTTTTCTAATGATAACCATCAAGATTTTACTGATTCAGAATCTCAGAGATATGCTTCAAGGGCATCATCTTGGGGAAATAGAGATAGTTGTGACTCTGCTTCAACATCAAAAGAAAGTCGGTATGGAAAGTTCTATAGAGGAAATGGGGAGCCACTTCGCAGTCTCCGCTTAACAACTAAGATTCGTGACTTTCACAAATTTGCAAAG GTCGATGCTGAATCTAATAAAGAATTGGAGCAGTGGAATGAAATGCTTAAAAGTGATGCTATCAAACTATGCCAGGAAAACAACTTCTATACAGGATTTTTTGAGGGTAGTGATAATAACATCATTGTTGATGCATATGAACTTAAG GTCAGACTTGAGCATATTCTTGAAAGAATTGCATTGATATCTGACGCTGCAAGTACAGAGAAACCATCTGCCGTTACAAGCACTGTGTTCATTGGTGGAGCACTAGCTGCAAGATCTGTTTATACATTGCAATACTTGGGAATCACACATATTATATGCTTGTGTACCAATGAAATTGGACAATCAGATACTCAGTTTCCTGATCTATTTGAGTACAAGAATTTCTCT GTGTATGACAATGAAGATTGTAACATCAGCAGCATATTTGAAGAATCATGTGATTTTATAGATCATGTTGAACAAAATGGTCAGAAAGTTTTAGTTCATTGCTTTGAAGGGAAAAGCAGAAGTGTGACAGTGGTCCTTGCTTACTTAATGCTCAGGAA GAACTTAACTTTATTAGAAGCATGGAATGCTCTGAAACGAGTTCATCGTCGGGCACACCCTAATGATGGTTTCGCAAAGATCTTACTGAAACTAGATCAGAAACTGCACGGGAAGGTGTCAATGGAGTGGCAGCAGCGGAAACCGAGCATGAAAGTTTGCCCCATATGTGGGAAGAATGCAGGACTAAGCAGTGGCTCACTGAAACTGCATCTGCAGAAAGCCCATAAGAAGCTATCATCTGGGAGTGTAGATAGTGCCATGTCAATGGAGATCCAAAAGGCATTGACAGCTTTGAAGATTAGCCGTGGCGGAAGTGTCAGCCCGACACAAAGGTCCTCTCATTCAACAGATGAGTGA
- the LOC112790989 gene encoding dual specificity protein phosphatase PHS1 isoform X1 encodes MGKEQKQENAIITTIPPQPQDKGQENQSEPQNDDSEPEIEVPLPLTDTSRVLYMLGDFTAGPAFRFTQWLQLVRKRTANSNSNSSGFPHRRCRSATTMPSTPTIGESIQGAKCDTAPEQTEISLWDRLGKASMLDIESSSFSWDKLISLHHIEHSSSNELIEDEMNKALEVTVNSGGVVFFAFFNCAGNDDAVSKEAAAVIKISSSRMATQSERLGYEFARCLGVQTPQARVIHNTSSEWHQIKEAAEKAKEASSDEGDEIGEVTCFELLEALELSRCLFFMSYVHGSPLLENSSAFESEEFAESTSAALGRVLMLDLVIRNEDRLPCRELRWRGNSANLLLAEKKISTNTDAIEAAFDSAINRYRPKAIRALQKERRSTSVDSRLISHKPDLISQASDLSDILESPRSVDMSLERQKESPDFNIVAIDSGVPRRPPAGKRANDQVNYPKLVELLLHSSEFASNLLYDITGGKLGCPPPEDMDTLDTHDTHASDMTPVVHAFRTGFRSSLRDLQGFHIFLLTLHQRLDILFRSFMNIISKISLGEGDKEDSVVPESPSVATGSNCYSPTSRERFSNDNHQDFTDSESQRYASRASSWGNRDSCDSASTSKESRYGKFYRGNGEPLRSLRLTTKIRDFHKFAKVDAESNKELEQWNEMLKSDAIKLCQENNFYTGFFEGSDNNIIVDAYELKVRLEHILERIALISDAASTEKPSAVTSTVFIGGALAARSVYTLQYLGITHIICLCTNEIGQSDTQFPDLFEYKNFSVYDNEDCNISSIFEESCDFIDHVEQNGQKVLVHCFEGKSRSVTVVLAYLMLRKNLTLLEAWNALKRVHRRAHPNDGFAKILLKLDQKLHGKVSMEWQQRKPSMKVCPICGKNAGLSSGSLKLHLQKAHKKLSSGSVDSAMSMEIQKALTALKISRGGSVSPTQRSSHSTDE; translated from the exons ATGGGAAAAGAGCAAAAGCAGGAGAATGCAATCATCACCACCATACCTCCACAACCCCAG GACAAAGGCCAAGAGAACCAATCGGAACCCCAAAACGACGATTCCGAGCCTGAAATTGAGGTCCCATTGCCTCTCACCGATACTTCCCGG GTTTTGTATATGTTGGGAGATTTCACCGCAGGGCCTGCGTTTAGGTTCACGCAATGGCTCCAATTGGTTCGTAAACGCACTGccaattccaattccaattccTCTGGATTCCCCCACCGTCGCTGCCGTTCTGCCACCACCATGCCTTCTACTCCGAC CATTGGCGAATCAATTCAGGGTGCAAAATGTGATACAGCCCCCGAGCAAACAGAAATTAGTTTGTGGGATAGGCTTGGGAAAGCTTCCATGTTGGACATTGAATCGAGTTCATTTTCTTGGGATAAGCTCATTTCGCTTCACCACATTGAACACAGCAGTAGCAATGAACTTATTGAGGATGAAATGAACAAAGCTCTTGAG GTAACTGTAAATTCTGGAGGGGTTGTGTTCTTTGCCTTTTTCAACTGCGCTGGGAATGATGATGCTGTTTCAAAAGAAGCAGCAGCTGTTATAAAGATATCATCATCAAGAATGGCAACACAGTCTGAACGCCTTGGCTATGAATTTGCCAGGTGTTTAGGAGTCCAAACGCCACAG GCTAGAGTCATTCACAATACCAGTTCAGAATGGCACCAAATAAAAGAAGCTGCAGAAAAGGCTAAAGAAGCATCATCTGATGAGGGTGATGAAATTGGGGAAGTGACCTGTTTTGAACTTTTGGAAGCTCTTGAGCTTAGCAGATGTCTCTTTTTTATGAG TTATGTACATGGATCACCTTTGCTTGAGAACTCTAGTGCATTTGAGTCCGAAGAATTTGCAGAAAGTACATCAGCAGCTCTTGGCAGGGTGCTGATGTTGGACCTAGTCATCAGAAATGAAGATAGGCTCCCTTGTCGTGAACTTAGGTGGCGTGGGAATTCTGCAAATTTGTTGTTGGCTGAAAAGAAGATCTCTACAAATACAGATGCAATAGAAGCAGCCTTTGATTCTGCAATAAATCGATATAGACCAAAAGCGATTAGGGCTcttcaaaaagaaagaaggtcAACTTCAGTTGACAGCAGACTCATTTCTCATAAGCCTGACTTGATATCACAAGCTTCTGATCTGTCTGATATTTTAGAGTCTCCGAGATCCGTTGACATGAGCCTGGAGAGGCAAAAGGAATCTCCCGATTTTAACATTGTAGCCATTGATTCTGGCGTTCCTCGCCGGCCCCCTGCTGGAAAACGTGCAAATGACCAGGTTAATTATCCTAAGTTGGTTGAGTTGTTATTGCATAGTTCTGAGTTTGCCTCAAACCTTTTATATGATATAACTGGAGGGAAATTAGGATGTCCTCCACCAGAAGACATGGATACACTTGATACACATGATACACATGCAAGTGACATGACACCAGTAGTTCATGCATTTCGTACCGGATTTCGGTCTTCTCTTAGAGATTTGCAGGGTTTCCATATATTCCTACTAACACTTCACCAAAGACTAGATATCTTGTTTCGATCATTTATGAACATTATAAGCAAAATATCTTTGGGGGAAGGTGACAAAGAGGATTCAGTGGTACCTGAGTCACCTTCAGTGGCTACTGGTAGTAATTGTTACTCTCCAACCAGTAGGGAGAGGTTTTCTAATGATAACCATCAAGATTTTACTGATTCAGAATCTCAGAGATATGCTTCAAGGGCATCATCTTGGGGAAATAGAGATAGTTGTGACTCTGCTTCAACATCAAAAGAAAGTCGGTATGGAAAGTTCTATAGAGGAAATGGGGAGCCACTTCGCAGTCTCCGCTTAACAACTAAGATTCGTGACTTTCACAAATTTGCAAAG GTCGATGCTGAATCTAATAAAGAATTGGAGCAGTGGAATGAAATGCTTAAAAGTGATGCTATCAAACTATGCCAGGAAAACAACTTCTATACAGGATTTTTTGAGGGTAGTGATAATAACATCATTGTTGATGCATATGAACTTAAG GTCAGACTTGAGCATATTCTTGAAAGAATTGCATTGATATCTGACGCTGCAAGTACAGAGAAACCATCTGCCGTTACAAGCACTGTGTTCATTGGTGGAGCACTAGCTGCAAGATCTGTTTATACATTGCAATACTTGGGAATCACACATATTATATGCTTGTGTACCAATGAAATTGGACAATCAGATACTCAGTTTCCTGATCTATTTGAGTACAAGAATTTCTCT GTGTATGACAATGAAGATTGTAACATCAGCAGCATATTTGAAGAATCATGTGATTTTATAGATCATGTTGAACAAAATGGTCAGAAAGTTTTAGTTCATTGCTTTGAAGGGAAAAGCAGAAGTGTGACAGTGGTCCTTGCTTACTTAATGCTCAGGAA GAACTTAACTTTATTAGAAGCATGGAATGCTCTGAAACGAGTTCATCGTCGGGCACACCCTAATGATGGTTTCGCAAAGATCTTACTGAAACTAGATCAGAAACTGCACGGGAAGGTGTCAATGGAGTGGCAGCAGCGGAAACCGAGCATGAAAGTTTGCCCCATATGTGGGAAGAATGCAGGACTAAGCAGTGGCTCACTGAAACTGCATCTGCAGAAAGCCCATAAGAAGCTATCATCTGGGAGTGTAGATAGTGCCATGTCAATGGAGATCCAAAAGGCATTGACAGCTTTGAAGATTAGCCGTGGCGGAAGTGTCAGCCCGACACAAAGGTCCTCTCATTCAACAGATGAGTGA